The following nucleotide sequence is from Borrelia coriaceae.
GTATTAGATCTTTTAAAATGAAAATTACTATTCTCTCTTTATTTCCTACAATCATTACTCCCTTTTTTGAAAATTCAATAATGAAAAAAGTTATAGATAAAGGCATCATAAGTTATGAAGTTATATCTATTCGTGACTTTTCTGATGATAAACACAAAAGATGTGATGATATTCCTTATGGTGGGGGTGCAGGTATGGTTTTAAAAGCCCAGCCCATTTCTGCTGCTCTTGATTATGTAAATGCAAAGTCAAAAACCACGATATTTGTAAGTCCATCTGGTTTAAAATATACTCAAAAGTTGGCTTATGACTTGTCAAAAAAGAATGAACTTGTTATAATCTGTGGAAGATATGAAGGGATCGATCAACGTATAGTTGATTTATATGTTGATTTTGAGATTTCGGTTGGAGATTATGTATTGTCTTCAGGTGAAGTTGCTGCCCTTGTTATAATAGATAGCGTATATAGGTTGTTAGATGGAGTAATAAATCCATGTTCCTTGCGTGAGGAATCTTTTAGCTGTGAGTGTGGCTTGCTTGAGTATCCTCATTATACTAGACCTTATGAATTTAAGGGGATAGAGGTTCCTGATATACTTCTCTCAGGTCATCACGAGCAAATAAGAAAATGGCGATTTATGAGGTCTGTTGAAAAAACAAAGAAAAATAGATATGATTTGTACCTTAAATATTTAGATATGAAAGGAGAAAATGATGGATTTGATAAGAAAAATTGAGGCTAAAGGAAAGAGAGCAGAAAGTTTTAACTTTAGAGTGGGCGATACTATACGTGTTAGTTATAAGATAATTGAAGGCACTAATGAGAGAATTCAAAATTTTGAAGGTCTTGTTATATCTATTCAAAATAAAGGTATTGGACAAACTTTTTTAGTTAGAAAAATTTCTTCAGGTATTGGAGTTGAGAAAATTTTTCCAATGCATTCGCCTATTATCGAGAAGGTACAGGTTTTAAGGCGAGGAAAGGTAAGACGAGCTAAACTTTACTATATGAGAGATAGAATTGGTAAGGCTGCTATGAAGGTGAAAGAGCGTCTTGATATTAAGAAACTTAAATAATGTTCAAGTATCTAAAATTTCTTTAAATAAGACTTTTCCTTTAAATGGTCATTTGGAAGTTGTTAAATCTCTTGGTGTTAATAAATGGCTTGTATCCTTTGTGGGTGCTTATTTTGAAATAAAGAGTGGTTTACCTTTAAAAGTTGGGTTTAAATATTTTGCTAAGATTGTTCATACTTCGGGTAATTTTTTGATCTATGTTAATTATAGGTCTATATTTAGAGATTTAGATTTGTTTGAAACTAATGATAAGTTGATACTTAAACGGAGAGGCAATTCTTTAGAGCAAAACACTAAAAAATTATTTAAGAGTATTTGTGAGAATATAAAAGATGAGTTTATTTTAAAATTTCTTTTGGCGTTAAATGATCAAAATATAACAGAACATGATTTTTTGCAAATTTATGATTATTTTGGCAGTAGAATAAGGGTAAGAGAACAGGGTAGTAAACTACCAATTTTTATTGAAAACAAGGATGACTTTGTGATTTCCATTCCTTTCAGATTTATGGAAGGGACAGGTTTATTATTTTTATTTTCTTATAAAGATTTAAAAAGGGTTTATAAGTGGAGTTTTGTTTATTTTTTTACTAAACAAGAAAAAATTATTTGTGAGATTACTAGGTCGGGATCAAATCTTAAATTAAGAATATATGCAGATTTTAATTTAGATGGTATTGTTAGTGAGCTGAGAAGCTTTCTTGTTTGTTATAATATAACTGATATAAAGATATTAGATTCAATGCAAGATTTTAAAGATTTTGATTATGAAGTGATAGTGGTTAAGAGTGTTAATTATAAGATATG
It contains:
- the trmD gene encoding tRNA (guanosine(37)-N1)-methyltransferase TrmD — translated: MKITILSLFPTIITPFFENSIMKKVIDKGIISYEVISIRDFSDDKHKRCDDIPYGGGAGMVLKAQPISAALDYVNAKSKTTIFVSPSGLKYTQKLAYDLSKKNELVIICGRYEGIDQRIVDLYVDFEISVGDYVLSSGEVAALVIIDSVYRLLDGVINPCSLREESFSCECGLLEYPHYTRPYEFKGIEVPDILLSGHHEQIRKWRFMRSVEKTKKNRYDLYLKYLDMKGENDGFDKKN
- the rplS gene encoding 50S ribosomal protein L19 codes for the protein MDLIRKIEAKGKRAESFNFRVGDTIRVSYKIIEGTNERIQNFEGLVISIQNKGIGQTFLVRKISSGIGVEKIFPMHSPIIEKVQVLRRGKVRRAKLYYMRDRIGKAAMKVKERLDIKKLK